One window of Halopseudomonas maritima genomic DNA carries:
- a CDS encoding ShlB/FhaC/HecB family hemolysin secretion/activation protein, whose protein sequence is MKKQLLSLAVALGWLPMAMAQLPPQAGDSLRILEDRQLTLPPSSEPALQAPTDVPVVAPQSNILIPVRAFRIEGNHSLPTEALLAQLQDLTGKTLTLAELYDAAQRLTVYYREQGYLVSRAYLPAQEIDDDRIVTIAIAEGRYGQITLSNQSRLRDVVPRSMVGQLANGEAVTLKPLERQVLLLDDLPGTRASSSLAAGREPGRSDLTVTLKDEPRLSGNVTMDNYGNRHTGEYRMGTQLDVASPLGLGDAVSLYLLGTDEKQLYYMARYDLPISPWGTRFGLSASKMDYELGGDFDDLDATGTADTFALFVTHPWLRSRNLNVRSLVQVERKDLTDELFDGFIVTDKTSENVTLGLSGDWRDTVGGGGVNAFNVSWVQGHLRGDSIDRGSFGKLQFSMLRLQHLANQLSLYTALQGQWTDGNLDSSEHLSLGGPYTIRGYPAGEASADEGLLGTLELRYQWRPEWQFKTFVDGGYARLVRHPVVDGDYHRNLSSIGVGAEWQPHPQLSLSLTSSWRTGEQPVSDKERTPQAWGRMQWSF, encoded by the coding sequence ATGAAAAAACAGCTGCTAAGTCTTGCTGTCGCCCTTGGCTGGCTGCCAATGGCTATGGCGCAACTTCCGCCGCAAGCGGGGGACAGCTTGCGGATACTGGAAGATCGGCAACTGACCTTGCCGCCGTCGTCGGAGCCTGCCTTGCAAGCGCCGACGGACGTACCGGTGGTTGCGCCACAATCGAACATTCTGATTCCGGTGCGCGCGTTTCGTATTGAAGGAAATCATTCGCTGCCCACCGAGGCACTGCTGGCACAGCTGCAGGATTTGACCGGCAAGACACTGACACTGGCCGAGCTGTACGACGCTGCGCAGCGGCTCACGGTTTATTATCGCGAGCAAGGCTATCTGGTCAGTCGGGCCTATTTGCCCGCGCAGGAAATTGACGACGACCGCATTGTGACTATCGCCATTGCCGAGGGGCGTTATGGGCAGATCACCCTGTCAAACCAGAGCCGCCTGCGCGACGTTGTGCCGCGCAGCATGGTGGGGCAGCTGGCAAACGGCGAGGCGGTCACTCTCAAGCCGCTGGAGCGGCAGGTGCTGTTGCTCGACGACCTGCCGGGGACGCGGGCATCTTCATCACTGGCGGCCGGTCGCGAGCCGGGACGATCGGATCTGACCGTGACATTGAAAGATGAGCCCCGTTTGAGTGGTAACGTCACCATGGACAACTACGGCAACCGCCACACTGGCGAATACCGTATGGGCACGCAACTGGATGTTGCCAGTCCACTGGGCCTCGGTGATGCGGTTTCGCTGTACCTGCTGGGCACTGACGAGAAGCAGCTTTACTACATGGCCCGCTACGACCTGCCGATCAGCCCATGGGGCACTCGTTTTGGACTGTCTGCGTCAAAAATGGATTACGAGCTGGGCGGGGATTTCGACGATCTCGATGCGACAGGCACGGCGGACACCTTCGCCCTGTTTGTCACCCACCCCTGGTTGCGCAGTCGCAATCTGAATGTGCGCAGCCTTGTGCAAGTGGAACGCAAGGACCTGACCGATGAACTGTTTGATGGCTTTATCGTCACCGACAAGACATCCGAGAACGTCACCCTAGGCCTGTCCGGGGATTGGCGTGACACTGTCGGCGGTGGCGGGGTGAACGCCTTCAATGTGAGTTGGGTGCAGGGTCACCTGCGTGGGGACAGCATCGATCGCGGCAGCTTTGGCAAGTTGCAGTTTTCCATGCTACGGCTGCAACACCTCGCGAACCAACTGAGCCTCTATACCGCGCTGCAAGGGCAGTGGACCGACGGAAATCTGGACAGCTCCGAGCACTTGTCACTGGGCGGGCCTTACACCATTCGCGGCTATCCGGCCGGCGAAGCCAGCGCCGATGAAGGCCTGCTCGGTACTCTGGAGCTGCGCTATCAATGGCGACCTGAATGGCAATTCAAAACCTTTGTCGACGGCGGTTATGCCCGCCTGGTGCGCCACCCGGTGGTGGACGGCGATTATCACCGCAACCTGAGCAGCATCGGTGTAGGGGCTGAGTGGCAACCACACCCGCAGCTGAGCTTAAGCCTTACCAGTTCCTGGCGCACCGGTGAACAGCCCGTCAGTGATAAAGAGCGTACCCCGCAGGCCTGGGGGCGGATGCAGTGGTCGTTCTAA
- a CDS encoding tautomerase family protein, with protein sequence MPYVNIKVTREGGPEGKGPSTEQKAELIAGVTELLVSVLNKSPASTMVVIDEVALDDWGIGGLPVVAYRAQKPG encoded by the coding sequence ATGCCTTACGTCAATATCAAAGTAACCCGCGAAGGCGGCCCGGAAGGCAAAGGCCCGTCAACAGAGCAAAAAGCAGAACTCATCGCCGGCGTGACCGAGCTGCTGGTCAGCGTCCTCAACAAGAGTCCAGCGTCCACGATGGTAGTGATTGATGAGGTAGCGCTGGATGACTGGGGCATTGGCGGGCTGCCCGTTGTGGCTTATCGGGCACAAAAACCCGGGTAG
- a CDS encoding nuclear transport factor 2 family protein, whose product MNAGTPHEAILALLETYFEGLYQADSALLASVFHPRAQYVNTAPGDERILTLLEYQHLLDQRVSPASNGEPRHQRVISIETTANTMAFAKVQMSMLSRDYTDFLTLIREQNQWRIIAKVFHYQPTPQGD is encoded by the coding sequence ATGAACGCCGGCACGCCGCATGAGGCAATCCTGGCTCTGCTTGAGACCTATTTCGAGGGTCTGTACCAGGCAGACAGCGCCTTGCTGGCCAGCGTCTTTCACCCGCGTGCCCAGTACGTCAACACCGCGCCCGGCGATGAGCGAATACTGACGCTGCTCGAATACCAGCACCTGCTGGACCAGCGCGTATCCCCCGCAAGCAACGGCGAGCCCCGCCACCAGCGCGTTATCTCCATCGAAACAACAGCAAACACCATGGCCTTTGCCAAGGTGCAGATGAGCATGCTGAGCCGCGACTACACCGACTTTCTCACCCTCATCCGTGAACAGAACCAGTGGCGCATCATCGCCAAGGTTTTTCACTACCAGCCAACCCCGCAAGGAGATTGA
- the gstA gene encoding glutathione transferase GstA, with the protein MKLYFKPGACSLATHIVLRELGASFTLEAVDTQTQRTESGQDYTAINPKGYVPALDTGAAVLTEGPAILQYLAESSALLPPVGSLQRARVQELLNYTASELHKAFAPFFRAGTTAQQRAQAQVSVERHFDLLESHLSDGQTSLVGERFSVADAYLFVVCSWAAVPGIALARWPRLHALWQSIAARPSVKRAMQAEGLSA; encoded by the coding sequence GTGAAGCTGTATTTCAAACCCGGCGCCTGCTCACTGGCTACGCATATCGTCTTGCGCGAGCTGGGGGCAAGTTTCACCCTTGAAGCCGTCGACACCCAGACCCAGCGTACCGAGTCCGGGCAGGATTACACCGCCATCAACCCCAAGGGCTACGTTCCAGCCCTGGACACTGGCGCGGCAGTACTCACCGAAGGCCCCGCAATACTCCAGTATCTGGCCGAATCAAGCGCCCTGCTGCCACCCGTGGGCAGCTTGCAGCGCGCACGGGTGCAGGAGCTTTTGAACTACACCGCCTCAGAGCTGCACAAGGCATTTGCGCCCTTCTTTCGGGCAGGTACCACGGCGCAACAGCGCGCCCAAGCGCAGGTGTCCGTCGAGCGGCACTTTGATTTGCTGGAGTCTCATCTGAGCGATGGGCAAACCAGCCTGGTGGGCGAGCGCTTTAGCGTTGCAGATGCCTACCTGTTTGTCGTCTGCAGCTGGGCCGCAGTACCGGGCATCGCGCTGGCTCGCTGGCCACGCCTGCACGCCCTCTGGCAAAGCATCGCAGCTCGGCCCAGCGTCAAACGCGCCATGCAGGCCGAAGGCTTGAGCGCATGA
- a CDS encoding LysR family transcriptional regulator, translating to MKLDQLRVLDGIVTQGSFRKAAEVLHKSQPALSQAIKNLEEETGLCLLSRDSYRPELTPAGRAFYRQARVVLDQVQVLKELANRLSATQEPLVRLSVSATCPLGEVLAAIGELKQAFPATDIRLISDAMGGSAERLMEGEADLVIASADGLPAEAIVAAPYAVVNIIPVAHPDYPPARIGKRLSNAEMNSYVQVVVAGTGQGRFEQTRDVVPDGMRWTVSDFATKKHIIAAGMGWGGMPEHLVAAELQAGALVPLSLEGYPVRRSQLLLMRRREGSLGLVANALWELLAAERCVHRASAI from the coding sequence GTGAAGCTGGATCAATTGCGTGTACTCGATGGCATCGTGACCCAGGGCAGCTTTCGCAAGGCCGCCGAGGTGCTGCACAAGTCGCAGCCTGCGCTGAGCCAGGCCATTAAGAACCTTGAAGAGGAGACGGGGCTGTGTCTGCTGTCCCGCGACAGCTACCGGCCGGAGCTGACGCCGGCTGGCCGGGCGTTCTACCGGCAGGCGCGCGTCGTGCTGGATCAGGTGCAAGTGCTCAAGGAGCTAGCCAACCGGTTGTCGGCCACTCAAGAGCCTCTGGTGCGGCTGTCGGTCTCTGCGACTTGCCCGCTAGGTGAGGTGTTGGCGGCGATTGGTGAGTTGAAGCAGGCGTTTCCGGCCACGGACATTCGCCTGATCTCCGATGCCATGGGCGGTAGCGCCGAACGGCTGATGGAAGGCGAGGCTGACCTTGTTATCGCCAGCGCCGATGGACTGCCGGCCGAGGCCATTGTGGCAGCACCTTACGCGGTGGTGAATATCATCCCGGTCGCGCACCCCGACTACCCGCCGGCCCGCATCGGCAAACGCTTGAGCAATGCCGAGATGAACTCGTATGTGCAGGTGGTGGTCGCAGGCACCGGTCAGGGGCGTTTTGAACAGACCCGGGATGTTGTGCCAGATGGCATGCGCTGGACGGTTTCGGACTTTGCCACCAAGAAGCACATCATCGCCGCCGGCATGGGCTGGGGCGGCATGCCGGAGCATCTGGTGGCGGCGGAGCTGCAGGCTGGCGCCTTGGTGCCTCTGAGCCTTGAGGGGTATCCGGTGCGCCGTTCGCAACTGCTGCTCATGCGCAGGCGCGAGGGTAGTCTGGGCCTGGTTGCCAATGCCCTGTGGGAGCTTCTTGCTGCAGAGCGCTGCGTTCACCGTGCATCAGCGATATAA
- a CDS encoding TIGR02450 family Trp-rich protein: MNRINPAKLLHSKWTAVSPVKREKHFMVVEVEHDEEGAVLSCLLEAVLTQSRYSIDWHDLKDTERWRQGWK; this comes from the coding sequence ATGAACCGAATCAACCCCGCTAAACTGCTGCACAGCAAGTGGACGGCAGTATCGCCGGTCAAGCGCGAAAAGCACTTTATGGTGGTTGAGGTGGAGCACGACGAGGAAGGCGCAGTGCTGTCTTGCCTGCTTGAGGCAGTGCTGACCCAGAGCCGGTATTCCATTGACTGGCATGACTTGAAGGACACCGAGCGCTGGCGGCAGGGCTGGAAGTAA
- a CDS encoding DUF3010 family protein → MKVCGVDLNSNDANLCLLSLEDELFQLPDFRSRRLSLPGAHSASDLRYFQQTFAKLMQDYKVDNVVIRQRPMKGKFAGGAVGFKLEAAIELISDLDVTILSPTDIKESIKRNPIAVPFTETGLKAYQETAFNTAYAYLMQAKYAD, encoded by the coding sequence ATGAAAGTGTGCGGTGTAGACCTCAACAGTAACGATGCAAATCTCTGCCTGCTGTCGCTGGAGGATGAGCTGTTCCAGCTGCCGGATTTTCGCTCGCGCCGCCTCAGCTTGCCGGGCGCCCACAGCGCCAGCGACCTGCGCTATTTCCAACAGACCTTTGCCAAACTGATGCAGGATTACAAGGTCGATAACGTCGTGATTCGCCAGCGGCCAATGAAAGGCAAGTTTGCTGGTGGCGCGGTGGGCTTCAAGCTGGAGGCAGCCATTGAGCTGATCAGCGACCTGGATGTGACCATCCTGTCACCGACCGATATCAAAGAGTCGATCAAACGCAACCCGATTGCCGTGCCCTTCACCGAAACCGGTCTCAAGGCCTATCAGGAAACCGCCTTCAATACCGCCTACGCCTATCTGATGCAGGCAAAATACGCGGACTGA
- a CDS encoding epoxyqueuosine reductase QueH — MTSETFARIPLPLPRDFDAQKDRLLLHSCCAPCSGEVMEAIHATGIDYAIFFYNPNIHPAKEYDIRKQENIRFAEQHGVPFIDADYDTDNWFARAKGMEHEPERGVRCTMCFDMRFERTALYAHEHGYSLISSSLGISRWKNMAQINDCGHRAAKPYPALRYWDYNWRKGGGSARMIEISKRERFYQQEYCGCIYSLRDSNLHRRSQGRDLIRIGVQYYGDDDAGT; from the coding sequence ATGACCAGCGAGACCTTTGCACGCATCCCCTTGCCGCTGCCGCGTGACTTCGACGCGCAGAAAGATCGCTTGCTGCTGCATTCTTGCTGCGCGCCGTGCTCAGGCGAGGTGATGGAGGCGATTCATGCGACCGGTATCGATTACGCGATCTTCTTCTATAACCCCAATATTCATCCGGCCAAGGAATACGACATCCGCAAGCAGGAGAATATTCGCTTTGCCGAGCAGCATGGTGTGCCCTTTATTGATGCCGACTACGACACCGATAACTGGTTTGCCCGCGCCAAGGGTATGGAGCACGAGCCCGAACGCGGTGTGCGTTGCACCATGTGTTTTGACATGCGCTTTGAGCGCACTGCGCTGTACGCCCATGAGCACGGCTACTCGCTGATCAGCAGTTCGCTGGGTATCTCGCGCTGGAAGAACATGGCGCAAATCAACGACTGTGGCCATCGCGCCGCCAAACCCTATCCAGCGCTGCGTTACTGGGATTACAACTGGCGCAAGGGCGGCGGTAGTGCGCGCATGATCGAGATCAGCAAGCGCGAGCGCTTCTACCAGCAAGAGTACTGCGGCTGCATCTACTCGCTGCGCGACAGCAACCTGCACCGCCGCTCTCAGGGGCGGGACCTGATCCGTATTGGTGTGCAGTATTACGGTGACGACGACGCTGGCACCTGA
- a CDS encoding DNA ligase, whose translation MRAWMWAGLTMLLVVQGLWAQQAPLQLAESYQGEVPVEQYWISEKLDGVRGRWDGEQLLTRSGYPIRSPAWFTQGWPAQPMDGELWLGHGRFEQISALVRSSDAPEHAWQSVRFMVFDLPAHAGAFSERVAAMARLGEHGSIYLTPVHQFRLASTAALERELQRVVAAGGEGLMLHHQAARYQDGRNAALIKLKPHDDAEAVVVGYTAGRGKYRGMVGALVVEDEQGRRFRLGSGLSDADRQQPPAVGARVTYRYNGLTSGGLPRFARFLRERPVAR comes from the coding sequence ATGCGTGCATGGATGTGGGCGGGCTTGACAATGCTGTTGGTGGTGCAGGGGTTGTGGGCCCAGCAGGCGCCGCTGCAGTTGGCTGAAAGCTATCAGGGCGAGGTGCCGGTTGAGCAATACTGGATCAGCGAGAAGCTCGATGGCGTGCGTGGCCGCTGGGATGGTGAGCAGCTGCTGACGCGCAGTGGCTATCCGATTCGCTCACCTGCCTGGTTTACTCAGGGCTGGCCAGCGCAGCCGATGGACGGTGAGTTATGGCTGGGGCATGGCCGCTTTGAGCAGATCAGCGCACTGGTACGCAGTAGCGATGCCCCGGAGCATGCTTGGCAGTCCGTACGCTTTATGGTGTTTGACCTGCCGGCGCATGCTGGCGCTTTCAGTGAGCGGGTGGCGGCTATGGCGCGGCTGGGTGAGCACGGCAGTATCTATCTGACGCCAGTGCATCAGTTTCGGCTCGCCAGTACCGCAGCGCTGGAGCGTGAACTGCAGCGGGTAGTCGCCGCTGGCGGCGAGGGTCTGATGTTGCACCACCAGGCTGCGCGTTATCAGGATGGGCGCAACGCGGCGCTGATCAAACTCAAACCGCATGACGATGCCGAGGCGGTGGTGGTGGGTTACACCGCAGGGCGCGGCAAGTACCGGGGCATGGTGGGTGCGCTGGTGGTTGAGGACGAGCAGGGACGACGGTTTCGTCTGGGCAGTGGTCTGAGTGATGCCGACCGCCAGCAGCCGCCCGCCGTGGGAGCGCGGGTCACCTATCGCTACAACGGCTTGACCTCCGGTGGCCTGCCGCGGTTTGCGCGCTTTCTACGCGAGCGGCCAGTGGCCAGGTAG
- a CDS encoding BamA/TamA family outer membrane protein, giving the protein MRLVAVAVGVLVCGSAWAELSTDYIFDPDDGRYESEGFLSRLPAGFIPVPTIITEPAVGVGLAVTGLFFHESPQQRGQQDEQVLPSNISLLSLGATNNGSKGAGIGHLGFWLDDQLRYKGALLFSDLNLDFYSLGQISVQRPVELNLSGPVLFQQLMKRHNDSNWFYGVRQLYRKVQLRYAGSREIGRIPPAAVDLVTSYIEQDIVTSGLGLAVEYDSRDNPLGPTQGYNYVAQLMRFDGAIGSDVEYNAMHLQGLNYWTLSPRWDLALRLQYDGVSGDRELPPYVLPAVDLRGISATRYQGESVLTSEVELTWKWRPQWKFNLFSGVGRAADGFSDLGAASSASNLGGGVRYLVAKRYGFWMGADWAQGPEDSSIYIQAGSNW; this is encoded by the coding sequence ATGCGCCTGGTCGCCGTAGCAGTGGGAGTTCTGGTGTGTGGTAGCGCCTGGGCAGAGTTGAGTACCGATTATATTTTTGACCCTGACGATGGGCGGTACGAGTCAGAGGGCTTTCTGTCTCGTTTGCCGGCAGGCTTTATTCCGGTGCCCACCATCATTACCGAGCCGGCGGTTGGAGTGGGGTTGGCGGTGACCGGGTTGTTTTTCCATGAGTCGCCGCAGCAGCGCGGCCAGCAGGACGAGCAGGTGTTGCCCAGCAACATCTCCCTGCTCAGCCTCGGTGCCACCAACAATGGCAGTAAGGGCGCCGGCATCGGTCATTTGGGCTTCTGGCTGGACGATCAACTGCGCTACAAGGGCGCGCTGCTTTTCAGTGACCTGAATTTGGACTTCTACTCGCTGGGCCAGATCAGCGTGCAGCGGCCGGTTGAGTTGAACCTGTCTGGCCCGGTGCTGTTTCAGCAACTGATGAAGCGCCATAACGATTCAAACTGGTTTTACGGCGTGCGCCAGCTGTACCGCAAGGTACAGCTGCGCTACGCAGGCTCGCGGGAAATCGGTCGAATACCGCCGGCGGCAGTTGACTTGGTGACCAGCTACATCGAGCAAGATATTGTGACCTCGGGGCTGGGGTTGGCGGTGGAGTATGACTCGCGCGATAACCCTCTCGGCCCGACCCAAGGTTATAACTACGTGGCGCAGCTGATGCGCTTTGATGGTGCTATTGGCAGTGACGTTGAGTACAACGCCATGCACCTGCAAGGGCTCAACTACTGGACCTTGAGCCCGCGCTGGGATCTGGCGCTGCGCCTGCAGTATGACGGTGTGAGCGGTGATCGCGAGCTGCCGCCCTATGTTCTGCCGGCGGTTGATTTGCGCGGTATATCCGCCACCCGCTATCAGGGGGAGTCCGTGCTGACCAGCGAAGTCGAGCTAACCTGGAAGTGGCGGCCACAGTGGAAGTTCAACCTGTTCAGCGGGGTAGGACGGGCGGCAGATGGCTTTTCCGATCTGGGCGCTGCCAGCTCGGCCAGTAACCTGGGTGGCGGCGTCCGCTACCTGGTAGCCAAGCGCTACGGCTTCTGGATGGGGGCTGACTGGGCGCAAGGGCCGGAAGATTCGTCGATCTACATTCAGGCGGGCTCTAACTGGTAG
- a CDS encoding septal ring lytic transglycosylase RlpA family protein produces the protein MKLITLFFVLLWLAGCSTLARGTGEPGYRETGQASYYADRHQNQLTANGERYSHATLTAAHKTLPFDTLVKVTNLDNGKSVVVRINDRGPFVRGRVIDLSKSAFSRIGSLRAGLLRVQLEVERPAPGR, from the coding sequence GTGAAGCTTATTACGTTGTTTTTTGTTCTGTTGTGGCTGGCCGGTTGCAGCACGTTAGCGCGTGGCACCGGCGAGCCCGGCTACCGGGAGACGGGCCAGGCCTCCTACTACGCCGACCGGCACCAGAACCAGCTGACCGCCAACGGCGAGCGCTACAGCCACGCCACCCTGACGGCCGCGCACAAGACTCTGCCGTTCGATACCCTGGTCAAGGTCACCAACCTGGACAACGGCAAGAGCGTGGTGGTGCGTATCAATGACCGTGGCCCCTTTGTGCGTGGGCGGGTGATCGACCTGTCCAAATCAGCCTTTAGCCGCATCGGCAGCCTGCGCGCTGGGTTGCTGCGTGTTCAGCTGGAGGTAGAGCGCCCGGCGCCGGGCCGCTGA
- a CDS encoding DUF2855 family protein — MTVISQLQNNKKDLNQTRITSQPVPALQPGEALLRIDRLALTTNNITYAAFGETPHLRYWDFFPTGAAEWFHMPAWGFAEVVETTVEGLAIGERFYGYWPIASHVVMNPVRVSERGFYDGIPHRLELTSAYNQYQRISTDAAYRAEDENYQMLLRPLFITSFMLADFLEDNDFFGARQIVVSSASSKTAYGTAFCLENNPKVELVGLTSGSNTGFVEKLGCYQRTLAYGDVEQLDANLPTLYVDFSGNNGLRNRVHDHFRDNLVHSCFAGSSQNHEHLSAADAPAHGPAPQPYFAPYQIKKRNADWGAAEVTRKFNEAQLAFIQRTKNPQQPWMLVNEHNGMEQAKTLVEDLVAGRIDPKEGHAVLL; from the coding sequence ATGACCGTTATCAGCCAACTGCAGAACAACAAGAAAGACCTCAACCAGACCCGTATCACCAGCCAGCCTGTACCCGCGCTGCAACCGGGTGAAGCACTACTGCGCATCGACCGTCTGGCGCTGACCACCAACAACATTACCTACGCAGCCTTTGGCGAAACCCCGCACCTGCGCTACTGGGACTTTTTCCCTACCGGCGCAGCCGAGTGGTTCCACATGCCGGCCTGGGGCTTTGCCGAGGTGGTCGAAACCACCGTTGAGGGGCTGGCGATTGGAGAACGCTTTTACGGTTACTGGCCGATCGCCTCCCACGTCGTCATGAACCCCGTACGCGTCTCGGAGCGTGGCTTCTATGACGGCATCCCCCACCGCCTGGAGCTGACGTCCGCCTACAACCAATACCAGCGCATCAGCACCGACGCAGCCTACCGCGCCGAAGACGAGAACTATCAGATGCTGCTGCGCCCGCTGTTTATCACCTCGTTCATGCTGGCAGACTTCCTGGAAGACAACGACTTTTTCGGCGCCCGTCAGATCGTCGTGTCCAGCGCCTCCAGCAAGACCGCTTACGGCACCGCCTTTTGCCTGGAAAACAACCCCAAGGTCGAGCTGGTCGGCCTGACTTCCGGCAGCAATACTGGTTTCGTCGAAAAGCTCGGCTGCTACCAGCGCACCCTGGCCTACGGCGATGTTGAGCAACTGGATGCCAACCTGCCCACCCTGTACGTCGATTTCTCCGGCAACAACGGCCTGCGTAACCGCGTGCATGACCACTTCAGAGACAATCTGGTACACAGCTGCTTCGCCGGTTCGTCGCAAAACCACGAGCACCTGAGCGCCGCCGACGCCCCCGCCCATGGTCCGGCGCCGCAGCCGTACTTTGCGCCCTACCAGATCAAGAAGCGCAACGCCGACTGGGGCGCCGCCGAAGTCACCCGCAAGTTCAATGAAGCGCAGTTGGCGTTCATCCAGCGCACCAAAAACCCGCAGCAGCCCTGGATGCTGGTTAACGAACACAACGGCATGGAGCAGGCCAAAACCCTGGTCGAAGACCTGGTTGCCGGGCGGATTGATCCCAAGGAAGGTCACGCCGTGCTGCTGTAA
- a CDS encoding TetR/AcrR family transcriptional regulator, with protein MTSKPTPPQARNKPLKRPTQARAKVTVQAIFDTYVRIWQRDGWQRITTRAVALEAGVAVGTLYDYFPSKEALHSGYVRYCIERLLRTVQEQAVTPVGLSWQQRVGRLVRLLGGVAGDAAWFHPQMLELEPAIAEAKHQQRAYSELLQAWRRVLEAADDLPAMPSEAQLEALHLMVWGARRYALLVELPAERLEAVVAAQLDSCLRLLSNPEGLSDD; from the coding sequence ATGACCAGCAAACCAACGCCCCCGCAAGCACGCAACAAACCGCTGAAACGGCCTACCCAGGCCCGCGCCAAGGTCACGGTGCAGGCGATTTTCGATACCTATGTTCGGATTTGGCAGCGCGATGGCTGGCAGCGCATTACGACGCGGGCCGTCGCGCTGGAAGCCGGTGTGGCGGTGGGCACCCTGTATGACTACTTTCCCAGCAAGGAGGCCTTGCACTCGGGGTATGTACGCTATTGCATCGAGCGCCTGCTACGCACGGTGCAAGAGCAGGCGGTAACCCCGGTGGGGCTAAGTTGGCAGCAGCGTGTTGGGCGTCTGGTGCGGCTGCTGGGTGGTGTGGCTGGTGATGCGGCCTGGTTCCATCCGCAGATGCTGGAGCTGGAGCCGGCGATAGCCGAAGCGAAACACCAGCAACGTGCCTACAGCGAGCTGCTGCAGGCCTGGCGTCGGGTACTGGAGGCGGCAGACGACTTGCCGGCTATGCCCTCAGAGGCGCAACTGGAAGCCTTGCATCTGATGGTGTGGGGCGCGCGTCGCTACGCATTGCTGGTCGAGTTGCCCGCCGAGCGCCTGGAGGCGGTGGTGGCGGCTCAGTTGGACAGCTGCTTGCGTCTGCTGTCCAACCCTGAAGGGCTCAGCGACGATTGA
- a CDS encoding Nif3-like dinuclear metal center hexameric protein — translation MFKLCFFVPASHVEAVKQAVFATGAGRLGDYDCCSWQVLGEGQFRPLAGSQPFIGQQGEVERVAEYRVELLCAADCIEAAIAALRQAHPYEEPAFDVWRLDAHLMGC, via the coding sequence ATGTTCAAGCTGTGTTTTTTTGTGCCGGCCAGTCACGTTGAGGCGGTCAAGCAGGCGGTATTTGCGACCGGCGCTGGCCGTCTTGGTGACTATGACTGCTGCAGCTGGCAGGTGCTGGGCGAAGGGCAGTTCCGGCCATTGGCTGGCAGCCAGCCGTTTATCGGCCAGCAGGGCGAGGTCGAACGGGTAGCCGAGTACCGGGTTGAGCTGCTGTGTGCTGCAGACTGTATCGAGGCGGCGATCGCTGCGCTGCGCCAGGCGCATCCCTATGAAGAGCCGGCGTTTGATGTCTGGCGTCTGGATGCCCACCTGATGGGCTGCTGA
- a CDS encoding L,D-transpeptidase family protein, which translates to MKLLSLLLCCLLSLPVLAAQPPIDRVLVKKSERRLQIISNGDVLHEYRISLGRQPVGHKRQQGDQRTPEGIYSIDWRQESAQYNLSLHLDYPNLKDRQAAFEDGIDDPGGMIMIHGTPIDEEYPEWYFKGLDWTNGCIALGNAEMRELWELVPDGTLVEIQP; encoded by the coding sequence ATGAAACTACTCAGCCTGCTGCTCTGCTGTCTGCTCAGCCTGCCGGTGCTGGCGGCACAACCGCCGATCGATCGCGTGCTGGTGAAAAAGTCCGAGCGTCGCCTGCAGATCATCAGCAATGGCGACGTGCTGCACGAATACCGCATCTCGCTCGGCCGCCAGCCGGTTGGTCACAAGCGCCAGCAAGGAGATCAACGCACGCCAGAGGGCATTTACAGCATCGACTGGCGTCAGGAAAGCGCACAATACAACCTCAGCCTGCATCTGGATTACCCCAACCTCAAAGACCGCCAGGCGGCCTTCGAGGACGGCATTGACGACCCGGGCGGCATGATCATGATCCACGGCACCCCGATCGATGAGGAATACCCGGAGTGGTACTTCAAGGGTCTGGACTGGACCAACGGCTGCATTGCCCTGGGCAACGCGGAAATGCGCGAGCTGTGGGAACTGGTGCCAGACGGCACGCTGGTGGAAATACAGCCCTGA